A section of the Roseivirga sp. BDSF3-8 genome encodes:
- a CDS encoding carboxymuconolactone decarboxylase family protein — MATHFNVPTTEEVSEGNKAIFSNLEKGLGFVPNLYATFAYNDTALGDYLTLQNRKSTLTAKEREVINLVVSQVNECNYCLAAHTALAKNLKFSDEEILSIRTGELPGNQKLNALAGLVKEIARNRGTVSEDKLDAFFAEGYTKANLVDVIIVIGDKIISNYLHKTTRVPVDFPAAPALETQPA; from the coding sequence ATGGCAACGCATTTTAATGTACCTACTACAGAAGAAGTAAGCGAAGGCAACAAAGCGATCTTCAGCAACCTGGAAAAAGGCCTCGGCTTTGTTCCTAATCTCTACGCCACCTTCGCCTATAATGACACCGCCCTTGGTGACTACCTTACCCTTCAAAATCGTAAATCGACCCTGACGGCCAAAGAAAGAGAAGTGATAAACCTGGTAGTTTCCCAGGTAAACGAATGTAACTACTGCCTTGCCGCCCATACCGCCCTGGCCAAAAACCTGAAATTCTCTGATGAGGAAATACTGAGCATACGTACCGGCGAACTTCCCGGCAACCAAAAGCTGAACGCCCTGGCAGGACTGGTAAAAGAAATTGCCCGTAACCGCGGCACTGTCTCAGAGGATAAGCTCGACGCCTTCTTTGCCGAAGGCTATACCAAGGCAAACCTCGTGGATGTGATCATCGTCATCGGCGATAAGATCATAAGCAACTACCTGCATAAAACAACTCGTGTGCCCGTAGACTTCCCCGCGGCTCCCGCCCTGGAAACACAGCCTGCCTGA